A single Sporosarcina sp. FSL W8-0480 DNA region contains:
- a CDS encoding zinc ABC transporter substrate-binding protein: MKKYLAWIGLSLVSIFSLAACGADDNEDTANSGDGPLKVVTSFTIIADMAREIGGEFVEVHNLVPTGTDPHEYEPLPNDIKAATDADVLFYNGLNLEGGKKGWFFKMIDTVNQKEENVFSLTERVEPMYLTDKDGREEEINPHAFIDPAVGVKMAEDMRDILVKRHPSKSEEIQKRGDAYVQRLKEIDKEYEERIKDIPEKNRILVTSERAFQYMASHYGLMEAYIWEIDTEENGSPTQIKNLVDFIKSHDVSVLFMESNVDPRPMETVANETGVRIAEKKIYSDEIGKPNDEVNTYIKYLKYNINLIHEELSK, from the coding sequence ATGAAGAAATATCTTGCGTGGATAGGTTTATCTTTAGTATCCATCTTTTCACTTGCGGCGTGTGGGGCGGATGACAATGAAGATACAGCAAACAGTGGTGATGGGCCTTTGAAGGTTGTGACGTCGTTTACGATTATTGCGGATATGGCGAGGGAGATTGGTGGGGAGTTTGTGGAGGTGCATAATCTTGTACCGACTGGAACGGATCCGCATGAGTATGAGCCATTGCCGAATGATATTAAAGCTGCTACTGATGCAGATGTGCTTTTTTATAATGGCCTGAATCTTGAGGGAGGAAAAAAAGGGTGGTTCTTTAAAATGATTGATACCGTCAATCAAAAAGAAGAGAATGTGTTCAGTTTGACCGAGCGCGTAGAACCAATGTATTTGACCGATAAAGATGGACGTGAAGAGGAAATCAATCCCCATGCATTCATTGATCCCGCTGTCGGTGTGAAAATGGCTGAGGATATGCGGGATATACTTGTGAAAAGACACCCTTCCAAAAGTGAGGAAATTCAGAAACGTGGAGATGCATATGTGCAACGATTGAAGGAAATCGACAAAGAGTATGAAGAGAGGATCAAAGATATTCCAGAGAAGAATCGTATATTGGTCACAAGCGAGCGGGCTTTCCAATACATGGCCTCCCATTATGGATTGATGGAAGCGTATATTTGGGAAATCGATACGGAAGAGAATGGCTCGCCTACTCAAATAAAAAACTTAGTTGACTTTATCAAGTCGCATGACGTGTCAGTACTGTTCATGGAATCCAACGTTGACCCCCGTCCGATGGAAACCGTCGCCAACGAAACGGGTGTGCGAATTGCCGAGAAGAAAATCTACTCAGATGAAATCGGAAAACCTAACGATGAAGTGAATACGTATATTAAGTATTTGAAATACAACATCAATCTGATACATGAGGAACTTAGCAAATAA
- a CDS encoding MFS transporter, translating to MTSTKETQNLANPVYPIMFAIGACHLLNDTLQAVIPAMFPVLEKERGLSFTQLGFIFFALNMVASVLQPVVGYFSDKKPMPYALPIGMMFSLIGMAGLAIAPSYWLILVSVILLGFGSAVFHPEGSRVSFLAAGTKRGLSQSIYQVGGNSGQALAPLISAFVLVPLGQKGAAVFIVVAALGIIILSRISTWYKKQLDLEKQNNRKKVLLSSIGELTKKQIGFALTLLLIIIFARSFYVTNVTSFYVFYLMDDYGLKIEQGQLYIFLFMALGAAGTFFGGPMADRIGRKNVIVLSLIVPLPLCVMLPYMPLWAVGVLLALIGFFIMLSFSVTVIYAQELVPSKIGTMAGLTVGLAFGMGAIGAVVIGALMDSIGIFPTMVISSFLPFIGLVGLALPKDQKITASAN from the coding sequence ATGACTTCAACTAAAGAGACGCAAAATCTCGCAAACCCAGTATATCCAATCATGTTTGCAATTGGCGCCTGTCATTTACTGAATGACACGCTTCAAGCCGTTATTCCGGCTATGTTTCCTGTCTTGGAAAAAGAAAGAGGATTAAGTTTCACCCAACTTGGCTTTATTTTCTTTGCATTAAATATGGTTGCTTCAGTTCTTCAACCGGTTGTTGGATATTTTAGTGACAAGAAACCGATGCCTTATGCTCTCCCCATCGGTATGATGTTTTCTCTTATCGGTATGGCTGGTTTAGCGATTGCTCCAAGTTATTGGCTGATACTCGTATCGGTCATTTTATTAGGCTTTGGATCAGCGGTCTTCCATCCGGAAGGTTCCCGCGTATCGTTCCTTGCGGCAGGTACGAAAAGGGGTCTTTCTCAATCGATATATCAAGTCGGCGGGAATTCAGGACAAGCTCTTGCTCCCTTGATCAGCGCGTTTGTTCTTGTACCGCTTGGGCAAAAGGGTGCGGCTGTTTTCATCGTAGTAGCAGCACTTGGAATAATAATATTATCAAGAATTTCAACCTGGTACAAAAAACAGTTGGACTTGGAAAAGCAAAATAATCGTAAAAAAGTTTTACTATCTTCCATCGGGGAATTGACGAAAAAACAAATTGGCTTTGCATTGACACTGTTGTTAATCATTATTTTTGCCCGATCTTTCTACGTTACGAATGTTACAAGCTTTTACGTTTTTTATTTGATGGATGATTATGGTTTGAAGATTGAACAAGGGCAGCTATACATCTTCTTATTCATGGCATTAGGTGCGGCAGGTACATTTTTCGGTGGACCGATGGCGGATCGTATCGGTAGAAAAAATGTAATTGTGCTTTCTCTAATAGTCCCGCTGCCTCTGTGTGTAATGCTTCCCTATATGCCGTTATGGGCAGTTGGTGTATTGTTGGCGTTGATAGGATTCTTTATCATGCTTAGTTTTTCAGTTACGGTCATATATGCACAAGAGCTTGTTCCAAGTAAAATTGGAACGATGGCAGGACTCACGGTAGGACTGGCTTTCGGGATGGGCGCAATCGGTGCAGTCGTGATCGGTGCATTGATGGACAGTATTGGCATTTTCCCGACGATGGTTATCTCTTCCTTTTTACCTTTCATCGGTTTGGTCGGACTTGCATTGCCAAAGGACCAAAAGATTACAGCTTCAGCAAATTAA
- a CDS encoding DUF3298 and DUF4163 domain-containing protein: MEDFPLIIHTKMLPHTSSKVKVYYPVISDMEDAAIQRILNHTIIHTLNEMLVNQDFFNENLVEMVANFEIKTNERGVLSLLLIVYSFTGGAHGMTFTRALTFDTRTGKQYQLEELFKENSDYVKKISDIIREDIKKWKVDLLDPPFKGIRKDQDFYIMDTSIVIFFQLYEITPYYWGFPYFPIPLLDLRDIIKPDTPLDRMMAFT, encoded by the coding sequence TTGGAGGACTTTCCATTAATCATTCATACAAAGATGCTCCCGCATACATCGTCAAAAGTGAAAGTTTATTACCCAGTAATTTCGGACATGGAAGATGCCGCTATTCAACGGATACTCAATCACACGATTATCCATACTTTAAATGAAATGCTTGTGAACCAAGATTTCTTTAATGAAAATCTTGTAGAGATGGTCGCGAATTTTGAAATAAAAACGAATGAGCGCGGTGTTCTAAGCCTACTTCTTATCGTCTACTCATTTACCGGCGGGGCGCATGGGATGACATTTACGAGGGCGTTGACATTTGACACTCGAACCGGCAAACAATATCAGTTGGAAGAGCTGTTCAAAGAAAATAGTGATTATGTGAAAAAGATATCCGATATTATTCGTGAAGATATAAAGAAGTGGAAAGTCGATTTACTCGATCCCCCTTTCAAAGGGATCCGGAAAGATCAGGATTTCTATATAATGGACACTTCAATCGTAATCTTTTTCCAGCTGTATGAAATCACTCCTTATTATTGGGGATTCCCATATTTCCCAATTCCACTTTTAGACTTGAGGGATATAATAAAACCAGACACCCCACTGGACAGGATGATGGCTTTCACCTAA
- a CDS encoding SOS response-associated peptidase produces MCGRFTLFAPYYEIMERFRIEAAFEESEYNPSYNIAPSQQVIAIINDGEKNRMGHLRWGLIPPWAKDEKIGYKMINARAETVAEKPSYRKAFSKQRCIIPTDSFYEWQRNGNEKIPMRIKLKTDELFAIAGLWETWKSPDGKLIHTCTTITTEPNELVKPIHNRMPVILKKEDEHIWLDPRNMDIQSLGNLLKPFDKDQMDAYSVSSAVNSPKNNEESLILPVC; encoded by the coding sequence ATGTGTGGTCGTTTTACTTTATTTGCCCCGTATTATGAAATCATGGAACGATTTCGAATTGAAGCCGCTTTTGAAGAAAGTGAATATAATCCAAGCTATAATATTGCTCCGTCGCAGCAAGTTATAGCAATCATTAATGATGGAGAAAAAAATCGTATGGGCCATTTACGTTGGGGGCTCATTCCACCATGGGCGAAAGATGAAAAAATCGGTTACAAAATGATCAATGCTCGGGCAGAGACAGTAGCGGAAAAACCAAGCTATCGAAAAGCCTTCAGTAAACAACGTTGTATTATTCCGACGGATTCATTTTATGAATGGCAAAGGAATGGGAATGAAAAGATACCAATGCGTATCAAGTTGAAAACCGATGAACTTTTTGCGATTGCTGGACTATGGGAAACGTGGAAATCGCCAGACGGTAAACTGATCCATACATGCACCACCATTACGACGGAACCAAATGAGTTGGTGAAACCGATTCATAATCGGATGCCTGTCATTTTGAAAAAAGAGGATGAACATATTTGGTTAGACCCAAGAAATATGGATATTCAATCCCTTGGGAATCTGTTGAAGCCATTTGATAAAGACCAAATGGACGCGTACAGTGTCTCTTCAGCGGTCAACTCTCCGAAGAATAATGAAGAATCTCTAATTCTTCCAGTTTGTTAA
- a CDS encoding dual specificity protein phosphatase family protein translates to MTNKPYKALVTDRIFFGGVDGIEEVMANEKIDVIYDLRATVNGKLPSEISVHQPLLDDAESQDDSIREAVGKVMEAYKEGKNIYFHCNTGRGRGGTLAAATLLELGKAENIEEAEMMTTAIRPETNIKPAFKEALKRLYK, encoded by the coding sequence ATGACAAACAAACCATATAAAGCATTGGTGACGGATCGAATCTTTTTCGGAGGAGTCGATGGAATTGAAGAGGTAATGGCTAACGAAAAGATTGATGTGATATATGACTTACGAGCAACTGTAAATGGCAAATTGCCGAGCGAAATCAGTGTCCATCAGCCTTTGTTGGATGATGCCGAATCACAGGACGACTCTATCCGCGAGGCTGTCGGTAAGGTGATGGAAGCTTACAAGGAAGGTAAAAACATCTACTTCCATTGCAATACAGGCAGAGGGCGCGGGGGCACCCTTGCAGCAGCAACTTTGCTTGAGTTAGGGAAAGCAGAAAACATTGAAGAAGCCGAAATGATGACTACAGCCATCCGACCGGAAACGAATATTAAACCTGCATTCAAGGAAGCTTTGAAAAGGTTATACAAGTAA
- a CDS encoding MFS transporter: MNKEPIWTKSFISLFLTNLSVFIVFYGLVSTLPLYAKDALSRTDEEAGLLMTIFLLSAIIVRPFSGKLLDIVGKRRMLWISLFFYLICTVLYYFITPFEGLLALRFFQGVWFSIVTTAAGSLAADIVPVTRRGAGLGYFVMSTNLAVVVGPFIALFIIQTYSYDALFIIMSILMVIGAVVAVLIPDVKVEGAVTSSKRFTLNDLFEKKAIPIALLASLIAFSYASVLSYLSIYAQEKGLLSLASFFFVVFAAVMLMTRPLTGKIFDEKGPAFILIPGFLLFFIGLILLAFMNSAWAFLLAGACVGLGYGALVPSLQTLAIQSTSHIRSGYATATFFTLFDAGLAVGSFILGIIASQFGYQNVYLLSVLLVLAVLAMYIMTIRRRRVN; this comes from the coding sequence TTGAATAAGGAACCGATTTGGACAAAATCATTTATAAGTTTATTTTTAACTAATTTATCCGTTTTCATCGTGTTTTATGGATTGGTTTCTACATTACCGCTCTATGCAAAAGACGCATTAAGTCGAACAGATGAAGAAGCGGGTCTTCTGATGACCATTTTCCTACTATCCGCAATCATTGTCCGACCGTTTTCAGGCAAGTTGCTTGATATAGTTGGGAAACGAAGGATGCTTTGGATCAGTTTATTCTTCTACCTCATTTGTACCGTCCTCTACTATTTCATCACTCCATTCGAAGGTTTACTTGCGCTACGTTTCTTCCAAGGTGTTTGGTTCAGTATCGTTACAACAGCAGCGGGCTCACTCGCGGCTGATATCGTTCCTGTGACAAGGCGTGGAGCAGGTCTTGGCTACTTTGTCATGTCTACCAATTTGGCTGTTGTAGTCGGTCCATTTATCGCATTGTTCATCATCCAGACCTATTCGTATGATGCATTATTCATCATAATGAGCATTCTCATGGTGATAGGTGCAGTTGTGGCTGTTCTTATTCCGGATGTGAAAGTGGAGGGGGCAGTTACTTCGTCAAAACGTTTTACGCTGAATGATCTTTTCGAGAAGAAGGCAATTCCTATTGCATTGTTGGCAAGTTTAATCGCTTTTTCATATGCAAGTGTTCTATCCTATTTATCGATCTATGCACAGGAAAAAGGATTGCTTTCACTGGCAAGCTTCTTTTTCGTCGTTTTCGCAGCTGTCATGCTCATGACGAGGCCGTTAACTGGAAAAATATTCGATGAAAAAGGACCAGCGTTTATACTAATACCTGGATTCTTATTGTTTTTCATCGGGCTTATCCTATTGGCATTTATGAATTCCGCATGGGCTTTCCTTCTTGCTGGAGCGTGTGTCGGACTTGGTTATGGCGCGCTTGTTCCAAGTTTACAAACACTGGCGATTCAGTCGACTTCTCATATTCGAAGCGGATATGCGACAGCAACATTTTTCACGTTGTTTGACGCTGGTTTAGCCGTCGGTTCCTTTATATTAGGAATTATTGCATCCCAATTTGGATACCAAAATGTATATTTGTTATCGGTTCTGTTAGTTCTTGCAGTCCTTGCCATGTATATAATGACAATCCGAAGACGTCGTGTGAATTGA
- a CDS encoding metal ABC transporter permease — MEFLHDLQTYAFLQKALITSIMVGIICGVIGSFIILRGMALMGDAISHAVLPGVAISYMLGINYFYGAVFTGILTAFGIGAITQNSRIKSDSSIGLVFSAFFALGIILITRVGSATDLTQILFGNVLAVRTSDMWLTLAIGSLIILVVILFYKELLVSSFDETMAAAYGLRVRFIHYSIMFLLTLVTVASLQTVGVILVVSMLITPASTAYLLTNRLSVMVLLAAFFGALSAVIGLYFSFEYNMPSGPVIALATTALFLIAFLFSPKQGIVLRKIKAVNRTKKLA; from the coding sequence ATGGAGTTTTTACATGATTTGCAAACGTACGCATTTTTACAAAAGGCCCTCATTACGTCGATAATGGTTGGAATCATTTGCGGGGTCATCGGCAGTTTTATCATACTCCGTGGAATGGCGTTAATGGGAGATGCCATATCACATGCCGTCTTGCCCGGTGTTGCCATTTCATACATGTTAGGCATCAATTACTTCTATGGTGCAGTGTTCACTGGAATTTTAACAGCTTTCGGTATTGGGGCCATTACACAAAATAGCCGGATTAAAAGTGATTCGTCGATAGGGCTTGTTTTCTCGGCGTTCTTCGCACTTGGTATCATTTTGATCACTCGTGTTGGAAGTGCAACAGATTTAACACAGATTCTATTTGGTAATGTTTTGGCCGTTAGGACGTCTGATATGTGGTTGACACTGGCAATCGGGAGCCTTATTATCCTTGTCGTCATTTTGTTCTACAAGGAGCTGTTGGTCTCAAGTTTTGACGAAACGATGGCTGCAGCGTATGGTCTCAGAGTTCGCTTCATTCATTACTCCATCATGTTTCTTCTGACACTCGTAACAGTTGCTTCTTTACAAACAGTTGGTGTAATTCTTGTTGTTTCGATGTTGATTACACCAGCTTCTACGGCTTATCTTCTGACGAATCGGCTTTCGGTTATGGTTTTGCTTGCTGCGTTCTTTGGTGCATTGTCGGCTGTTATCGGGTTGTATTTCAGTTTTGAATACAATATGCCTTCTGGACCGGTTATTGCTTTGGCGACAACAGCGTTATTCCTTATAGCCTTCTTGTTTTCACCGAAACAAGGGATTGTATTAAGGAAAATCAAAGCGGTCAACAGGACGAAGAAACTTGCATGA
- a CDS encoding DUF4870 domain-containing protein, with protein MEKTGLKVLVHASAFFAPFLVPFVLYLVIDDSEIKRLSIQALLFQLVMGALIFISAILIIFLIGIPMLIVFILMTIIVPIIGIVKALGGETYNYPIVGRWI; from the coding sequence ATGGAAAAAACTGGTCTAAAAGTGTTAGTACATGCAAGCGCATTTTTTGCTCCTTTTTTAGTCCCATTCGTACTTTATTTAGTTATTGATGATTCGGAGATAAAAAGATTATCCATCCAGGCATTATTGTTTCAATTGGTAATGGGTGCATTAATATTCATATCGGCAATATTAATCATTTTCCTTATTGGAATTCCGATGCTTATTGTATTTATTTTGATGACAATTATTGTACCTATTATTGGTATTGTAAAAGCCCTTGGTGGGGAGACATACAATTACCCAATCGTTGGTAGATGGATTTAA
- a CDS encoding metallophosphoesterase family protein → MKRTLVISDIHGELDLFEELLKQVNYDPNEDQLILLGDYIDRGANSIGVLDKVIQLKEAGAIVLKGNHEDMMVKAMLTDEERAWKNWTNRNGGSQTLQSYGFSEEQFIIKEDEPFEKPSIHSDKLDEHLQFIQSLDYFVETDDVIFVHAGVHPDKSITDTDPYELIWIRDIFHNGYCGEKTVIFGHTPTKNLHKDKDKQDYSVYFGDNRIIGIDGAAVYGGQLNCLELPSRTVYFVESDKLKEMKEGEIHDKQTI, encoded by the coding sequence TTGAAAAGAACTTTGGTCATAAGTGATATTCACGGTGAACTGGATTTATTTGAAGAGCTTCTTAAACAAGTTAACTATGATCCTAATGAAGATCAACTAATCCTTTTAGGGGACTATATCGATCGTGGAGCTAATTCCATTGGAGTTCTCGATAAAGTAATCCAGTTGAAGGAAGCAGGGGCAATTGTATTAAAAGGCAACCATGAGGATATGATGGTTAAAGCAATGTTGACGGATGAAGAAAGAGCTTGGAAAAATTGGACGAACCGTAATGGCGGAAGCCAGACATTACAAAGCTATGGATTTTCGGAAGAGCAGTTTATCATAAAAGAAGACGAGCCTTTTGAGAAGCCATCCATACATTCCGACAAGTTGGATGAACATCTTCAGTTCATACAAAGCCTCGATTATTTTGTTGAAACAGATGATGTGATATTTGTGCATGCGGGCGTGCATCCGGATAAGTCCATTACTGATACGGATCCTTATGAACTTATTTGGATCAGGGATATTTTCCATAATGGATACTGTGGAGAGAAAACTGTAATTTTTGGCCATACGCCAACGAAGAATTTACATAAGGACAAGGACAAGCAGGACTACTCCGTCTACTTCGGTGACAATCGTATTATTGGTATCGACGGGGCGGCTGTCTACGGAGGACAACTGAATTGCTTGGAACTACCAAGTAGGACCGTGTATTTTGTTGAATCCGATAAGTTGAAAGAGATGAAAGAGGGAGAAATTCATGACAAACAAACCATATAA
- a CDS encoding nucleotide excision repair endonuclease — translation MISITIPKPDVTIIQREQKITGDEAPIKPINGFIDIHEIPRDKGGLILFYNKSDELLFAGKARKLRQRVKKHLEDTVSPVKNHRNEINKISVIIVEDPMEREIYETYIINTLRAKYNTDKVFYQD, via the coding sequence TTGATTTCAATTACAATACCAAAACCGGATGTTACAATCATCCAGCGTGAACAAAAAATAACTGGTGACGAAGCTCCAATCAAGCCAATCAATGGCTTCATCGATATCCATGAAATCCCTCGTGACAAAGGTGGACTCATCCTTTTTTACAATAAAAGCGATGAACTGCTTTTCGCAGGTAAAGCGCGCAAACTGCGCCAACGTGTGAAAAAACACCTTGAAGATACTGTATCACCGGTGAAAAACCATCGCAATGAAATCAATAAGATTTCAGTTATCATTGTAGAAGACCCGATGGAACGTGAAATTTATGAAACGTATATCATCAACACATTACGCGCGAAATACAATACGGATAAAGTCTTTTACCAAGACTGA
- a CDS encoding dicarboxylate/amino acid:cation symporter — protein sequence MKIKFNLVTQIFIAFVLAIILGSVFGSSINFLKPFGDLFLRLIKFIIAPLILSTLVVGVASTSNPKALGRIGFKTVSYYLVTTAIAIVIGLAVAFIISPGKGVDVSSEGLVAPEAATNEPQSAITTLLNIVPENPFTALSSGNVLQIIFFALFIGLAITLVGEKARPVYAFFEGFAEIMYKVTGIVMKVAPIGILGLLAPVIGQYGLSVLLPLVKVILAVYIACILHAVFVYSTAVKTFSNMNPKAFFKGISPAALVAFSTCSSSGTLPVTIKNTNENLGVPNKISSFVLPLGATVNMDGTAIYQGVAVIFIAQFYSLELSFMQLLTVVLITILASIGTAGVPGAGMVMLAMVLTSVNMPLEGIALIAGIDRILDMMRTTVNVVGDASAAVVVAGTEKGRED from the coding sequence ATGAAGATTAAGTTTAATCTTGTCACGCAGATTTTCATCGCCTTCGTTTTAGCTATTATTTTGGGTAGTGTTTTCGGAAGCTCCATCAATTTTCTAAAGCCGTTCGGGGATTTATTTTTAAGACTTATTAAGTTCATCATTGCACCGCTCATTTTATCAACACTAGTAGTTGGTGTAGCGAGTACATCAAATCCGAAGGCATTAGGTAGGATTGGATTCAAAACGGTTTCATATTATTTGGTGACTACCGCAATTGCAATTGTCATTGGTCTTGCTGTGGCATTTATTATTTCGCCAGGGAAAGGAGTAGATGTTTCATCAGAGGGACTTGTGGCACCTGAAGCTGCAACTAATGAGCCGCAAAGTGCAATTACGACCTTATTGAACATCGTACCTGAAAATCCATTTACAGCATTATCTTCCGGCAATGTGTTGCAAATCATTTTCTTCGCATTGTTCATTGGTCTTGCCATTACATTGGTCGGTGAAAAGGCACGGCCGGTATATGCGTTCTTCGAAGGTTTCGCTGAAATCATGTACAAAGTAACGGGGATTGTTATGAAAGTAGCACCAATCGGTATTTTAGGATTGCTCGCGCCGGTTATCGGGCAATACGGATTATCGGTGCTATTGCCGTTAGTGAAAGTGATTCTTGCAGTTTATATCGCCTGTATCCTGCATGCGGTATTTGTATATTCAACCGCTGTTAAAACATTTTCAAACATGAACCCTAAAGCTTTTTTCAAAGGAATATCTCCGGCTGCGCTTGTCGCATTTAGTACGTGTAGCAGTTCCGGAACATTGCCTGTAACCATTAAAAATACGAATGAAAACTTGGGCGTCCCTAATAAGATTTCAAGTTTTGTCCTTCCATTAGGCGCAACTGTCAATATGGATGGTACTGCGATTTATCAAGGAGTTGCTGTTATATTCATCGCACAATTCTATAGTTTGGAACTCTCGTTTATGCAATTGTTAACAGTTGTTCTCATTACGATTTTGGCCTCAATTGGAACAGCTGGAGTTCCGGGTGCAGGAATGGTAATGCTTGCGATGGTATTGACTTCTGTCAATATGCCACTTGAAGGAATTGCACTTATTGCAGGGATTGATAGAATCTTAGATATGATGCGTACGACAGTGAATGTTGTTGGAGATGCTTCTGCAGCGGTAGTTGTTGCCGGCACCGAAAAAGGTAGAGAGGATTGA
- a CDS encoding metal ABC transporter ATP-binding protein yields MSDVISLKNVSVSYFGNQVLENVSFEFTSGHLIGILGPNGAGKSTLMKAMLGLIPRDEGSIEINSQPIKNFRKRIAYVPQRSNIDWNFPITVKDTVVIGTYPKIGLLRRPKKKDKEWAMRCLEQVGMQDFANRQIGELSGGQQQRVFLARALAQKADYFFLDEPFVGIDAASEEVIIRILKRLQGEGKIVFVVHHDLTKVKSYFDELVLINKQLIDAGPVQKVFKSENMVRAYNMPFLTLNDLEVQL; encoded by the coding sequence ATGTCAGATGTAATTTCATTGAAAAACGTTTCAGTTTCGTACTTCGGAAATCAAGTACTTGAAAACGTTTCTTTCGAATTCACTTCCGGTCATTTAATAGGAATTTTAGGTCCAAACGGAGCTGGTAAATCCACTTTGATGAAAGCGATGTTGGGATTAATTCCAAGAGATGAAGGGTCAATCGAGATCAATTCCCAACCAATCAAGAATTTCAGGAAAAGGATTGCCTACGTTCCACAACGTTCCAACATCGACTGGAACTTTCCAATCACCGTGAAAGATACTGTCGTCATCGGGACGTATCCAAAGATTGGACTATTACGTAGACCTAAGAAAAAAGATAAGGAGTGGGCAATGCGTTGCCTTGAACAGGTAGGTATGCAGGATTTCGCCAATAGACAAATCGGAGAACTATCAGGCGGACAGCAACAACGGGTATTTTTAGCGCGGGCTCTTGCGCAAAAGGCGGATTACTTCTTTTTGGATGAACCATTTGTCGGTATTGATGCTGCAAGCGAGGAAGTGATAATACGCATATTAAAAAGATTACAGGGAGAAGGAAAAATTGTCTTTGTTGTCCACCATGACCTAACAAAAGTGAAAAGCTATTTTGATGAACTGGTTTTGATCAATAAACAACTTATCGATGCGGGACCCGTTCAAAAAGTCTTCAAATCCGAAAATATGGTTCGTGCATACAATATGCCATTTTTAACGCTGAATGATTTGGAGGTTCAACTGTAA
- a CDS encoding exonuclease SbcCD subunit D translates to MKFFHTADWHLGKLVKGVYMTEGQRHVLRQFIDAIKEEKPDVIVIAGDLYDRAVPPTEAVSLLDEVLNEIVVDLKTPVIAVAGNHDSPSRLDFGSELMRRNGYYIEGRLKNKVEPIVFNDSYGEVHFHLVPYADPSICRQVYEDENIIDFNSAMKSVIQEIEFKEDARHVFVGHAFVTPHGEEEENTSDSERPLAIGGAEYVSAQLFKPFHYTALGHLHQAHHVLNESIRYSGSPMKYSISEEHHKKGFYIVEMDGEGNIDVQKRLLVPKHDMRTIEGEMEEILTHPPSDDYVFVKLHDATPVLFPMEKVKSIYPNAMHIERKVSRTAATLERQDSAIQEKPDDMTLFRYFYTQMNENEPDDETEKIFNEVLQEVKGGNDQ, encoded by the coding sequence TTGAAGTTTTTCCATACGGCGGATTGGCATTTAGGTAAATTAGTTAAAGGAGTATACATGACGGAGGGGCAACGACATGTGCTTCGGCAATTCATCGACGCCATTAAAGAAGAAAAACCAGATGTGATAGTGATTGCAGGGGATTTGTATGATCGGGCAGTGCCGCCAACTGAAGCAGTATCATTGTTAGATGAAGTGCTAAATGAAATTGTTGTCGATTTGAAAACACCTGTAATTGCAGTGGCTGGGAACCACGATAGTCCAAGCCGATTAGACTTTGGCAGTGAATTGATGAGAAGAAATGGCTACTATATTGAAGGCCGTTTAAAAAATAAAGTGGAACCGATCGTATTCAATGATTCATACGGAGAGGTTCATTTTCACCTTGTCCCATATGCTGACCCTTCCATTTGTAGACAAGTTTATGAGGATGAAAACATAATAGATTTTAATAGTGCTATGAAAAGTGTAATTCAGGAAATCGAATTTAAAGAAGATGCCCGACATGTTTTTGTAGGACATGCTTTTGTCACTCCGCACGGTGAAGAAGAGGAGAATACAAGTGATTCAGAACGCCCTTTGGCAATAGGTGGCGCGGAGTATGTGTCTGCACAACTTTTCAAACCGTTCCATTACACGGCTTTGGGCCATCTGCACCAGGCACATCATGTATTGAATGAATCGATACGATATTCGGGATCACCGATGAAATATTCAATATCTGAAGAACATCATAAAAAAGGTTTTTACATTGTGGAAATGGATGGAGAGGGCAACATCGATGTCCAAAAGAGGCTACTTGTCCCAAAACATGATATGCGTACCATCGAAGGGGAGATGGAGGAAATTCTCACCCATCCGCCAAGTGATGACTACGTTTTTGTGAAATTGCATGATGCCACACCTGTCTTATTTCCGATGGAAAAAGTGAAGTCGATTTATCCGAATGCCATGCATATTGAAAGGAAAGTGAGTCGGACTGCCGCAACACTTGAACGGCAAGATTCTGCAATCCAGGAAAAACCAGATGATATGACCCTGTTTCGATATTTTTACACTCAAATGAATGAAAACGAACCTGACGATGAAACAGAAAAGATTTTCAATGAGGTCTTGCAAGAAGTGAAAGGGGGGAATGACCAATGA